DNA sequence from the Catenulispora sp. EB89 genome:
GGCGTTCGTGTCGGTGTCGGCGCCTGCCCCGTCGCCGGTCGCGGCTCCTCGGCCGGCTTCAACTCCACCTCCGGTTGATCGCGGCCATCACGTTCTCCAGATCCTCGGTCCGCCCCGCGCTCCAGCCCGGCGGCGGCAGCACGGCGGCCCAGCCGTCGCAGGCGCCGGTGCCGTAGCTGTGGCCGTGCGGCGTCGGCATGCCGAAGGAGACCGCCAGGTCCACCGTGGTCTGCCAGAAGGAGACGATCGGGTAGTAGCGCAGCTGCGGTGTGATGTCCGGGCCCAGGGGCGGGGAGGCCCAGCCGGGCTTGTCGAACAGCAGGTCCGGGGTCCACCACACCACCGGGTCCGAGGCGTTCTGCAGGTACACCACGCGCGGGTGGCCCCAGGGCGCGCCCCAGGGGAAGCGCAGGTCCACCGCGGGCCACTGGCCGAAGCGGATGTTCTTCGCCCCCTGATACACCGGCTGCCAGACCGGCGAGCCCGGGTCGCGGTGCGCGGTGATCTGCTGCCAGATCCGGCTGGCCTGCGGCGGGCCCTCGAACAGGACGCCGTCCGCGCCGTCGATCAGGGCCTGCGGGGTGGTGAAGACCGAGTCCAGGGCGTAGGAGCCCAGGGACTCGCCGGAGAGGACCAGCTTGGGGCGGCGGTCCGCCGGGATCGCGAGCAGCCGGGTGTGGACCGCCTGGTACAGCGCGCGGGCCGCGTGCCCGGCGCGCTCCTGGTCGACCAGGAACGAGATCCAGCTCGGCAGGTACGAGTACTGAAGTGCCACAGTCGCGGTGTCGCCGTCGTACATGTACTCCAGCGGGGTCGGGATGTTCCGGTCCACCCAGCCGCTGCCGGTGGTGCCGACCAGGTTGATCACCTTGCGGTTCCACGCGCCGGTCCGGTCCATCTCGTGCAGCGCCAGGGTCGCGGCGCCGGTGAAGTCCGCGGACTCCACCTGCTCGCCGACGTAGACCCGGATCGGCGGGAGCGCGGGCTGCCCGGAGAACGCCGCGAGCTCCTGCGTGGTCGGGGCGGTGGCCACGAAGGTGCGGCCCTTGGTGCCCAGGCTCGACCAGCTCACCAGCGACGGCGGGCTGCCGGCCACCTCCGGGGAGGACGGCCGGTGGATGCCCGGCTCCGTGCCGTCGTTGGCCTGCCGCGAGACGTGGTCCATGAACCCGATGAAGCCGCGGTCCCAGAGCACGTTCTTGGTGCCGACCACGACCAGCGTCGTGCACACCATCAGCCCGGCGGCGTAGGCCAGCGGCCAGGGCACCAGCCGCCCGAACCAGGCCACGAGCTTGCGCGCGAGCAGCCGGACGGCCCGGCACAGGACCAGCAGGAACAGGAACGTCCCCAGCGACAGCCCGATGATGATCCCGGCGTTCCAGGTCGAGGACTGGTTCTGGCCCATCAGCAGCTGCAGTTCGCGCTGCGCCCGGGCGCCCCAGACCACCACGGACACGCTCACCACGAGCAGCACCACCGGGATGAACTGCCAGGAGCGCTTCCGCAGGTGCTCGCCCAAGGTTCGGCCGCGGCGCCGCGCCACCGACCGGACCAGGGTGCTGAGCAACGAACCGACGCCGTAGCCGGCGATACCGGTGATGCCGCCGAGCAGCCCCTGCATGATCCACGGCCGGGGGAGCAGCGAGGGGGTCAGCGACAGCCAGAAGAAGAGCGTCGCGAAGCAGTAGCCGGTCAGGTCCGGCCAGCGGCGTACGACCCAGGACGGATCCGGCGGGTCCCAGTACGGCTTCCGGACGAACGACGCGACGCGGTGCGTCAGCCGCCGGCGGTGCGCGGAGCCCGAGCCGGAGTCGGAATGCTCGGTTGTGGAGGAGAAGTCCGTGAGATCCGATTTCTCCATCCGGCCATTATCAGCGCTCTCACGGCGAAATCGTGGGACCGCCGGACCGTCCGGGCCGCGATCGCGCGGAAGGGCCCCGGCGCGACGCCGGGGCCCTTCCGCAGGTGGTTCTGGCTCAGCGCGCCTCGCCGAGCAGCTTCTGCAGCCGCGACACGCCCTCGACCAGGTCCGCGTCGCTCAGCGCGTAGGACAGCCGCAGGTAGCCCGGGGTCCCGAAGGCCTCGCCGGGCACCACGGCGACCTCGGCCTCGTCCAGGATCAGCGAGGCCAGCTCGGCCGAGCTGGCCGGGTGCTGCCCCCGGATCTCCTTGCCCAGCAGCGCCTTCACCGAGGGGTACACGTAGAACGCGCCCTTCGGCTCCGGGCACAGCACGCCGGGGATCTCGTTCAGCATCCGCACCATGGTCTGCCGGCGGCGGTCGAAGGCCAGCTTCATCTCGTTCACCGCGGCCAGGTCGCCGGACACCGCGGCCAGCGCGGCGACCTGCGCGACGTTGGAGACGTTGGAGGTGGCGTGCGACTGCAGGTTGGTGGCGGCCTTGACCACGTCGGCCGGGCCGATCAGCCACCCGACCCGCCAGCCGGTCATCGCGTAGGTCTTGGCCACGCCGTTGACGATCACGGTCTGCTCGGCGAGCTCCGGCACCGCCTTCAGGATGGAGGTGAAGCGCGCGTCGCCGTAGACCAGGTGCTCGTAGATCTCGTCGGTGAGGACCCACAGGCCGTGCTCCAGGGCCCAGCGGCCGATCGCCTCGACCTGCTCGGGGCTGTAGACCGCGCCGGTCGGGTTCGACGGCGACACGAACAGCAGGACCTTGGTGCGCTCGGTCCGGGCCGCCTCCAGCTGCTCCACCGAGGCCAGGTAGCCGGTGGTCTCGTCGGTGACCACGTCCACCGGCACGCCGCCGGCCAGCTGGATCGCCTCGGGGTAGGTGGTCCAGTACGGGGCCGGGACGATGACCTCGTCGCCGGGGTCCAGCAGGGTCGCGAAGGCGTTGTAGATGGCCTGCTTGCCGCCGTTGGTGACCAGGACCTGGTTCGCCGACACCGACACGCCGGAGTCGCGCAGCGTCTTGTGCGCGATCGCCTCCTTGAGCTCCGGCAGCCCGCCGGCCGGCGTGTACTTGTGGTACTTCGGGTCCTGAGCCGCCTTCAGCGCCGCCTCGACGATGTAGGCCGGGGTCGGGAAGTCGGGCTCTCCGGCGCCGAAGCCGACCACCGGCCGGCCGGCCGCCTTGAGCGCCTTCGCCTTGGCGTCCACGGCCAGGGTCGCGGACTCGGCGATGGCGCCGACGCGCTGGGAGACGCGCCGGGACGGGGAGGGTGTGTTGGCTGCGGAGGCTGTCATGCCTTCCATCGTCCCACCGCAGGGGGGTCGTTCGGGGTGACGTTCCACGAAAGGAGACGCCCGCGACACGGCCGGTATGCGTGCCGGCTCCGAACCCGTTCGCAATCGGGGACGTGCGTCCCGTACACTCTCGATCGGCGGATTCCCCTTCCCCACCTCGGCGAGGTAGGTTTGTGGAGCACGCTTAGGCAAAGGGTCGTAGCTCAACTGGCAGAGCACCGGTCTCCAAAACCGGGGGTTGGGGGTTCAAGTCCCTCCGGCCCTGCTTAGGCGCCCAGGAAAGCCCGGTAACGGGCTCTCCTGGGCGCGAAGCGTGTTCGCGGCGAGACCCGCCGCGCCAACTTGCCACTTTCACCGAATGTGATGAGGACCAGGTGACCGAGACGAGCTCGACCTCCGCGATGTCGAAGCCGGACCGCGGGCGCGGCGGTGACCGCCGCCCCGAGCGCCGCCGGTCGCCCCTGGGCCGGATCAGCCTGTTCTACCGACAGGTCATCGCCGAACTGCGCAAGGTGGTGTGGCCGACCCGCAACGAGCTGGTCACCTACACGACCGTGGTCATCGTGTTCGTCGCGATCATGGTGGGGATCGTGGCTACGCTGGACTACGGGTTCAGCAAACTGGTGATGTGGGTGTTCGGCTGAGCGTCGTACCGATCCCACCACCCCGAGCGAAGGAAGTATGAGCGACCGTGTCTGAGACGTACGAGGACCTCGAAGAAGCGACTGTTCTCGTGGAGAACGACGACGAGGCCGTCGAGGCGGAGGTCGCCGCAGGTGCGCCCGAGGACGGCACCGAAGAGGGCGCCGAGGGCGCCGAGGGTGCCGAGGCCGAGGCCGACAGCGGGCCCGCGCCCGGCAGCCCGGAGGCCATCGAGGAGTTCCGCGAGGCGCTGCGCCGCGCGCCCGGCGAGTGGTACGTGATCCACAGCTACGCCGGCTACGAGAACCGGGTGAAGCAGAACCTCGAGACCCGCATGACCACCCTGAACATGGAGGACTTCATCTTCCAGGTCGAGGTGCCCATGGAGGAGGTCGTCGAGATCAAGGGCGGCCAGCGCAAGCGGGTCAAGCGCAACAAGTTCCCCGGCTACGTGCTGGTCCGCATGGACCTGACCAACGAGTCCTGGGGCGTGGTGCGCAACACCCCCGGCGTCACCGGCTTCGTCGGCAACGCCCACGAGCCGTACCCGCTGACCCTGGACGAGGTCGTGAAGATCCTGCTCGAGGAGCAGCCGGAAGAGGTCAGCGGCAAGCAGAAGGCGCCGGCCGAGGTCAAGGTGCTGGACTTCGAGGTGGGCGACTCGGTCACCGTCATCGACGGCCCGTTCGCCACGCTGCAGGCCACGATCAACGAGATCAACGCCGACTCGCAGAAGGTCAAGGGCCTGGTGGAGATCTTCGGCCGGGAGACCCCGGTGGAGCTGAGCTTCAACCAGATCCAGAAGAACAGCTGAGCCGCTTCTCCCCCAAAGGTATGACCGGTCTTCATGCTGCTTTCGCAGGCGGCTGACAAGGGCGCCCCACTAGCCTGGGGCGCCCTTAACATTTCCTGAAGATTCCGTGGGGGGATCTCATGGCTTTCCGCATGTCCCGGCGGCTGTCCGCGGCCGCGATCGTCTCGGCCTCGCTGGTCGGCCTGGCGGTCGCACCGCAGGCCGGTGCCACCGTCGCCGGCGTCCCGGCGAGCAGCCCGCTGACCGTCAGCCACACCGACGGCTCCCTGGAGACCGTGGGCGGGGGGACCTCCTCCGTGCCCTGGGCCGGGACCGACGTCTCCTGGTCGCCCGACGGCAGCAAGTACGCCTTCTCCGCCAACAACCAGATCTACACCGCGAACGCCGACGGCTCCGGTCTGAAGATCGTCGCGCACGGCGCGGCCTCCGGCGCGCAGCCGGTCTGGGCCTACGGCGGCGAGCTGCTGGTCTTCGCCGGCTGGGACCCGACGGTCAGCAGCTCCGGCCCGACCCAGCTGATGGCCACCTGGTCCAACGGCGCGGCGAACGACAACGGTCTGCCGGTGTCCTGGCCGCTGCCGAAGGTCGCCGCGGCCGGCACCGCGGACTCCAGCCCCGACTACGGCGGCGACGTGCTGGCCTTCGCCCGGGCCACGGTCTCCGGCGGGACGAACACCTCCGACGGGATCTGGATCCGCAGCAACGCCGGGAACTACGTCCCCTTCCAGGTCGCGTCCTCCGGTGTCGCGCCGACCGTGTCGCCGGACGGCAAGACGGTCGCGTTCGTGCAGGCCGACAAGAACAAGGTGCCGCAGATCTGGACGGTGCCGACCTCGGTCCCGGCCGGCGGGCTGCCCACCCCGGTGCAGCAGACCTTCGTGCCCGCCGGATCCGCGAGCACCCCGACGATCACGGTCGCCAACCCGGTGTTCTCCCCGGACGGCAGGCGGATCGCCTTCGACGAGACCTCGGTCTCGGCCGGCGCGGCCAAGGGCACCAGCCAGGTCCGCTCGGTCGCGCTGAACACCGATCCGAAGGCCACGGTGAACACCGAGGTCGTCTTCGCCGTCACCGGTGCGCTGAGCGGCACCGAGCACCTGGCGTACCGGACCGAGTACACCAAGCAGGTGCTGCGGCTGGCCGGCTCGGACCGGCTCGGGACCGCGCAGTCGGTGTCGCAGTCGCAGTGGCGGAACAACGGCGACGCTTCGGACTCGGTGCGGTCGCAGGCCAGTGTGGCCGTGCTGTCCCGTGACGACCTGCCGGCCGACGCGCTGGCCGGCTCGACGCTGGCCGCGCGGCAGAACGGCCCGCTGCTGCTGACCGGCAGCACGGCGCTCTCGCCGCAGGCCGCCGCCGAGCTCAAGCGGATCCTGCCGGCCGGCGCGACGGTCTACCTGCTGGGCGGCACCCAGGCGCTGTCCCCGGCGGTCGCGAACTCGGTGCACGCGCTCGGGTTCACCGTCGTCCGGATCGCCGGGGCGGACCGGTACGACACCGCGGTGAAGATCGCCGACCGGGTCACCGCGCACCCCAGCCAGATCCTGGTGGCCACCGGCAACGACTTCGCCGACGCGCTGTCCGCGGGCGCGGCGGCCGGCGCCAACTACGGCGCGGTCGTGGTGCTCAGCGACGACAAGACGATGCCGGCCGAGACGGCGCAGTACCTGCACCGGTTCGGGACGGACTTCGGGCCGAACTCGGACGTCGTGCTGACCGCGGTCGGCGGCCAGGCGCTGGCGGCGATCGACTCCGAGCACCTGGGGTACTGGCGGGTGAAGCTGGTCGGCGCCGACCGGTACCAGACCTCGTACTTGGTGGCGAGCACGTTCTTCCCGTACATGACCGCTGCTGGCGTGGCCACCGGCTCGGCGTGGCCGGACGCGCTGTCCGGCGGGGCCGCGATGGGCAGCATGGGCGGCCCGCTGCTGCTGGTGAACCCGGCCACGGGGCTGTCCGGGCAGGACACCGCGCTGCTGGACGCGAACCGCGGGGAACTGTCCGGCGGCTTCGTGTTCGGCGGGCCGGTGGCGGTGCCGACCGGGGTCGACAAGGAGCTGGCGAAGGCGATCGCCGGTCCGCTGGGCGTGATCGACGGCGGCGGGAACAAGGTGGCCGCCGCGGGGTCCGGCTCGGGGGTCGCGGGGTCGGGGGTCTCGGCGGCGCGTGCGGCCGCGGACCTGGCTTCGGCGCTGCCGAGCGGGGCTCATGGTCTGGCCAAGCCGGTTCGGCCGTAGCTCGGCCGTGATTCGGCCGTGGTTCGGCCGTAGGCAACGCTGTATCGGCTTAGCGACATAGCGATGTAACGACGTAACGGATGTCGTGAGCCGTGAGGAACAACGCTCCTGGGAGCGATGTTGTGCATGAGGCCTCCGTAC
Encoded proteins:
- the secE gene encoding preprotein translocase subunit SecE, producing MTETSSTSAMSKPDRGRGGDRRPERRRSPLGRISLFYRQVIAELRKVVWPTRNELVTYTTVVIVFVAIMVGIVATLDYGFSKLVMWVFG
- the nusG gene encoding transcription termination/antitermination protein NusG, with translation MSETYEDLEEATVLVENDDEAVEAEVAAGAPEDGTEEGAEGAEGAEAEADSGPAPGSPEAIEEFREALRRAPGEWYVIHSYAGYENRVKQNLETRMTTLNMEDFIFQVEVPMEEVVEIKGGQRKRVKRNKFPGYVLVRMDLTNESWGVVRNTPGVTGFVGNAHEPYPLTLDEVVKILLEEQPEEVSGKQKAPAEVKVLDFEVGDSVTVIDGPFATLQATINEINADSQKVKGLVEIFGRETPVELSFNQIQKNS
- a CDS encoding cell wall-binding repeat-containing protein codes for the protein MAFRMSRRLSAAAIVSASLVGLAVAPQAGATVAGVPASSPLTVSHTDGSLETVGGGTSSVPWAGTDVSWSPDGSKYAFSANNQIYTANADGSGLKIVAHGAASGAQPVWAYGGELLVFAGWDPTVSSSGPTQLMATWSNGAANDNGLPVSWPLPKVAAAGTADSSPDYGGDVLAFARATVSGGTNTSDGIWIRSNAGNYVPFQVASSGVAPTVSPDGKTVAFVQADKNKVPQIWTVPTSVPAGGLPTPVQQTFVPAGSASTPTITVANPVFSPDGRRIAFDETSVSAGAAKGTSQVRSVALNTDPKATVNTEVVFAVTGALSGTEHLAYRTEYTKQVLRLAGSDRLGTAQSVSQSQWRNNGDASDSVRSQASVAVLSRDDLPADALAGSTLAARQNGPLLLTGSTALSPQAAAELKRILPAGATVYLLGGTQALSPAVANSVHALGFTVVRIAGADRYDTAVKIADRVTAHPSQILVATGNDFADALSAGAAAGANYGAVVVLSDDKTMPAETAQYLHRFGTDFGPNSDVVLTAVGGQALAAIDSEHLGYWRVKLVGADRYQTSYLVASTFFPYMTAAGVATGSAWPDALSGGAAMGSMGGPLLLVNPATGLSGQDTALLDANRGELSGGFVFGGPVAVPTGVDKELAKAIAGPLGVIDGGGNKVAAAGSGSGVAGSGVSAARAAADLASALPSGAHGLAKPVRP
- a CDS encoding alpha/beta hydrolase; the encoded protein is MEKSDLTDFSSTTEHSDSGSGSAHRRRLTHRVASFVRKPYWDPPDPSWVVRRWPDLTGYCFATLFFWLSLTPSLLPRPWIMQGLLGGITGIAGYGVGSLLSTLVRSVARRRGRTLGEHLRKRSWQFIPVVLLVVSVSVVVWGARAQRELQLLMGQNQSSTWNAGIIIGLSLGTFLFLLVLCRAVRLLARKLVAWFGRLVPWPLAYAAGLMVCTTLVVVGTKNVLWDRGFIGFMDHVSRQANDGTEPGIHRPSSPEVAGSPPSLVSWSSLGTKGRTFVATAPTTQELAAFSGQPALPPIRVYVGEQVESADFTGAATLALHEMDRTGAWNRKVINLVGTTGSGWVDRNIPTPLEYMYDGDTATVALQYSYLPSWISFLVDQERAGHAARALYQAVHTRLLAIPADRRPKLVLSGESLGSYALDSVFTTPQALIDGADGVLFEGPPQASRIWQQITAHRDPGSPVWQPVYQGAKNIRFGQWPAVDLRFPWGAPWGHPRVVYLQNASDPVVWWTPDLLFDKPGWASPPLGPDITPQLRYYPIVSFWQTTVDLAVSFGMPTPHGHSYGTGACDGWAAVLPPPGWSAGRTEDLENVMAAINRRWS
- a CDS encoding pyridoxal phosphate-dependent aminotransferase, which gives rise to MTASAANTPSPSRRVSQRVGAIAESATLAVDAKAKALKAAGRPVVGFGAGEPDFPTPAYIVEAALKAAQDPKYHKYTPAGGLPELKEAIAHKTLRDSGVSVSANQVLVTNGGKQAIYNAFATLLDPGDEVIVPAPYWTTYPEAIQLAGGVPVDVVTDETTGYLASVEQLEAARTERTKVLLFVSPSNPTGAVYSPEQVEAIGRWALEHGLWVLTDEIYEHLVYGDARFTSILKAVPELAEQTVIVNGVAKTYAMTGWRVGWLIGPADVVKAATNLQSHATSNVSNVAQVAALAAVSGDLAAVNEMKLAFDRRRQTMVRMLNEIPGVLCPEPKGAFYVYPSVKALLGKEIRGQHPASSAELASLILDEAEVAVVPGEAFGTPGYLRLSYALSDADLVEGVSRLQKLLGEAR